One Stenotrophomonas maltophilia R551-3 genomic window, CGGAGGCGCCTGCCACGATCGCGCGGGTCAGCACACCGTAGTCGCGGCGCACGCGCTCATGCGAGGCCAGCGCGGTATTGGTGACCAGCGTGCCGATGCGCAGGCCGCCGTCGTCTGTAGGTTCGATCCTGTCCAGTCCGATGTCCTGCACGTCGACCAGGTGCGCTGGCGTCTCGACCTCCAGCTTCATCAGGTCGAGCAGGTTGGTTCCTCCCGCCAGGAACTTCGCGCCCTCGGTGCCGGCGACGGCCTTGGCTGCCTCGGCAGGAGACTTCGCGCGCTCGTAACTGAAGACCTTCATGAGCGCCCCCGTCCAGAGGTCGCGCCAGCGACCTCTTGCATCGCCTCGGCAATGTTGGAGTACGCGCCGCAGCGGCAGAGGTTGCCGCTCATGCGTTCACGCATCTCCATGTTGGTGGCCTGGGGCCGTGCGCTGACATCGGCCTGCGCATGGCTGGGGACACCCCGCTTGATCTCGTCGAGTACCGCCACCGCCGAACAGATCTGCCCCGGCGTGCAGTACCCGCATTGGTAGCCGTCATGCTTTACGAAGGCGGCCTGCATCGGGTGCAGGTTATCGGGGGTTCCGAGGCCTTCGATGGTGGTGATGGCATCGCCCTGGTGCTGCACCGCCAAGCTGAGGCAGGCATTGATCCGCTCACCGTTGACCAGCACGGTACAGGCGCCGCATTGACCGTGGTCGCAGCCCTTCTTGGTGCCGGTCAGTTTCAGATGTTCGCGCAGGGCGTCGAGCAGCGTCGTGCGGGTGTCCAGTTCGAGCTCACGGTGCGTGCCGTTGACCGTCAACGCGACCTTGCTGGTGACCGGCGGCCTGGGTGGCGGTGACGCTGCCAGTTCAGCGGCGAGCGATGACGCCCCCGGTGCGGCGGACATCGCCACTGTCGTGGCCCCGCCGGCAATCACCTGCCGACGCGTCAACTTCATTCCTTCGTCCCAACTTGGCACAGTGACCTCCTGGCGTTCGGGGAAACCCCGTGGCTGGATGGACGCGCTCAGACTACCCAAGGGGCACTATGCCCGGCTGGGTAGTACAGATCTGTGAAGCCTGTCCAGGGTGTGCCTGCATTGTCGGCCGAGCCTGCTGGCCGGTCATCTTCAACGCCGCCTCTGGCGAACGTGGGCCTCGCGGACAGCGTATTGATGCCCAGGTAAAGCCGCCCAGACAGGCCCACGGCGCGCCATGGGCCGGTCTGCGGAACTGCGCCATGCGGCGCTCGGATACGGTGCTGCGTCGGTGGTCAGCAACCGCTGTGGTCCGGGCGAGCTGCCACGGCAGTGCATGATGCTGGACTCATTGCCGTGTGGATCGGCTGCGGGCAGACGCCAGACGGATGAGCAGCACATAGCAGGCCAACGCACCCAAGGCCAGGCCCATGGCAGGCAATAGCCGAGCATGGCCCGGCTCTACAAGGGCGCACCCTGCGGGCCGACCCGCACATGCACCACATGGCTGATGCCACGATGGAACATCTTGGCGTAGGGGCAGACGCGTTCGGTGTTGCGCACCAGTTCGCAGGCCACATTCGCATCCATGCCGGGAAGATGGACCACGATCTCGGCAGACAGCAGGTACAGCCCATCTGCCGGATCACGGGCGAAGGTGACCTCCACTTCGACGCTGGGGTTGTGCAGCAGCAGGCCGGCACGCGCGGCCACCAGCACCATGGCGCCGTGGAAGCAGCCGGCGTAGCTTGCGGCCAATAGCTGCTCGGGATTCGAGCCGCCGCCACGCCCACCGAGTTCCGGCGGCAG contains:
- a CDS encoding Ohr family peroxiredoxin; the protein is MTELKPPSPAMLDRYQGDDVQPLYTGRVRVSGGQAQHGRASGVVRSDDGALAVDLRLPPELGGRGGGSNPEQLLAASYAGCFHGAMVLVAARAGLLLHNPSVEVEVTFARDPADGLYLLSAEIVVHLPGMDANVACELVRNTERVCPYAKMFHRGISHVVHVRVGPQGAPL
- the paoA gene encoding aldehyde dehydrogenase iron-sulfur subunit PaoA, translating into MKLTRRQVIAGGATTVAMSAAPGASSLAAELAASPPPRPPVTSKVALTVNGTHRELELDTRTTLLDALREHLKLTGTKKGCDHGQCGACTVLVNGERINACLSLAVQHQGDAITTIEGLGTPDNLHPMQAAFVKHDGYQCGYCTPGQICSAVAVLDEIKRGVPSHAQADVSARPQATNMEMRERMSGNLCRCGAYSNIAEAMQEVAGATSGRGRS